The following DNA comes from Ricinus communis isolate WT05 ecotype wild-type chromosome 10, ASM1957865v1, whole genome shotgun sequence.
TTGGCGCCCTTTCTACTAAAAATCGGTTTCAACAACTTCTTTAACATCCTATTAAACCCTGTCGACCCACCAAGCCGCCGCCCTTGTCTCACCTGCTTTTTCACCAATGCGGGTGGCGGTGGCGCCTCCCTATTTAACGGCGGTTGGAATCGAGACCGACCGACTCCAGGTTCAGACAAACTCCTACCGAGCATGGCTTGGTTGAGCTGCACTTCAAAT
Coding sequences within:
- the LOC8274935 gene encoding uncharacterized protein LOC8274935, whose product is MKLMDELAVVLKTFGDDQSTLLDQFERLSFEVQLNQAMLGRSLSEPGVGRSRFQPPLNREAPPPPALVKKQVRQGRRLGGSTGFNRMLKKLLKPIFSRKGAKKCAAFDDAVKREVPDPKNAKSWKALSRSLRL